A stretch of Panulirus ornatus isolate Po-2019 chromosome 36, ASM3632096v1, whole genome shotgun sequence DNA encodes these proteins:
- the LOC139760295 gene encoding SRR1-like protein — MDPDGFQLVSKKKAARRKHHKKTEDTYTLTQENADECIRKILEAKDVLQSSEGFHTFETNLKNIARSLHVCNEEYKISKIVCFGLGQPSTSRIVKYQTALLLILKDHFNVEVETYDPVYSNVDIRVLEKLSLKVSVVNEEGKRSVKEVTIFFMPHCGKELYNNLLWANWNPISLPQCIIIGNSFGSIVQNVPSRILKQHYKFIYVAERLFKEYPLKSLVEYDDIFNDMSIHVLPAPTANEQEKGIWCKVSEPKYDECDVEIVRVDIEKMTITEKIHL, encoded by the exons atggatcctGATGGATTTCAGTTAGTGAGCAAGAAGAAAGCAGCCAGAAGGAAACATCATAAGAAAACTGAAGATACCTATACATTAACCCAAGAAAATGCTGATGAATGTATTAG gAAAATACTTGAAGCAAAAGATGTGCTGCAGTCAAGTGAAGGATTTCATACTTTTGAAACTAACTTGAAAAATATTGCTAGATCTCTCCATGTTTGTAATGAAGAATACAAAATTTCGAAAATTGTTTGCTTTGGCTTAGGCCAGCCCTCGACTAGCAGAATAGTTAAATATCAAACAGCACTGTTACTTATCCTGAAGGACCATTTCAATGTTGAAGTTGAAACTTATGATCCAGTATATTCCAATGTAGATATCAGAGTGTTGGAAAAACTCAGCCTTAAAGTTTCAGTGGTGAATGaggagggtaagagaagtgtgaaAGAAGTAACTATATTTTTCATGCCACACTGTGGAAAGGAACTTTATAATAATCTCCTTTGGGCAAATTGGAATCCAATATCCCTGCCACAGTGCATCATTATAGGGAATAGTTTTGGTAGTATTGTACAGAATGTGCCATCAAGAATACTGAAACAACattataaatttatatatgttGCTGAGAGGTTGTTTAAGGAATACCCCTTAAAAAGTCTTGTTGAGTATGATGATATATTCAATGACATGAGCATTCATGTCTTGCCTGCACCTACTGCAAATGAACAAGAAAAAGGCATCTGGTGTAAAGTTAGTGAACCAAAATATGATGAATGTGATGTTGAAATTGTTAGAGTTGACATTGAAAAAATGACCATAACAGAAAAGATTCATTTATGA
- the LOC139760301 gene encoding uncharacterized protein, producing MMDKVDDENSPPALGGCVGGCVGGCMGGCSGGDSSDLDLGDDLSDDTRDSTTDDDHGDDNPGGANVNSSQHPRRYLCWRRSHGSGCEGGESEGGVVVEVGVGEAGTGEGREAGLPPRTIRKVFTNTRERWRQQNVSGAFAELRRLVPTHPPDKKLSKNEILRLTIKYIKLLNSVLEWQKRQDDSLYQPNDSTNNNNNDNSNNNNNPRSGGGRCVGSQRGSPLSPHDTCITLDTSLRYHYLTLPSSPPSPHSPLPTSSSSTSSSPSPLSYSSPSAIVRPSPLPATHPQLSVPSTTASSSPASPNLPPVSSSSPSPPDEGSAPTPRFHPYVLAVRVRPSLTLLHPPPK from the exons ATGATGGACAAG gtAGACGACGAGAACTCTCCCCCAGccctgggagggtgtgtgggggggtgtgtgggagggtgcatGGGCGGATGTAGTGGAGGCGACAGCAGCGACCTGGACTTGGGTGACGACCTTTCGGACGACACGCGCGACTCCACGACTGACGACGACCACGGTGACGACAACCCCGGAGGTGCGAACGTAAACTCCAGCCAACATCCACGTCGCTACCTCTGCTGGCGACGCTCGCATG GGTCTGGATGTGAGGGCGGGGAGAGCgaaggcggtgtggtggtggaggtgggcgtgggtgaggcGGGAACAGGAGAAGGGCGGGAGGCGGGCCTGCCGCCCCGCACCATCAGGAAGGTCTTCACCAACACTCGGGAACGCTGGCGCCAGCAGAACGTCAGTGGAGCTTTTGCCGAGCTACGGCGCCTcgtcccaacccaccctcccgaTAAGAAGCTTTCGAAGAACGAAATCCTGAGGCTGACCATTAAGTACATCAAGCTCCTCAACTCAGTCCTGGAGTGGCAGAAGCGGCAGGACGACTCCCTCTACCAGCCAAACGACTCGacgaacaacaataataatgataacagtaataataacaacaacccgAGGAGCGGCGGGGGCAGGTGTGTGGGCAGCCAGCGGGGctcgcccctctccccacacGACACCTGCATCACCCTTGACACGTCGTTGCGCTACCATTACttgaccctcccttcctctcctccctccccacactctcccctacCAACGTCGTCATCTTCCACATCGTCTTCACCTTCTCCTTTATCGTATTCTTCTCCGTCAGCTATTGTTCGGCCCTCGCCACTCCCAGCCACCCACCCGCAGCTATCTGTACCCTCCACGACCGCATCCTCATCCCCGGCGTCGCCTAACCTGCCACCAGTTTCATCGTCGTCGCCTTCACCTCCAGATGAGGGGTCGGCTCCCACGCCGCGGTTCCACCCATACGTGCTGGCGGTGCGGGTGCGGCCCAGTCTCACGCTACTCCACCCACCTCCTAAGTAA